In one window of Onychomys torridus chromosome 5, mOncTor1.1, whole genome shotgun sequence DNA:
- the Sall1 gene encoding sal-like protein 1, whose product MSRRKQAKPQHFQSDPEVASLPRRDGDTEKVQPSRPTKSKDAHVCGRCCAEFFELSDLLLHKKNCSKNQLVLIVSESPASPPKTFPPDPSLNNPDEQTKDAVNKTDQEDCSNLLEHKGLDREESMEVEATVATTSSSSSNSSSDTLSSITNSTTPSCHGGSSTGTSAITTSLPQLGDLTTLGNFSVINSNVIIENLQSTKVAVAQFSQEARCGGASGGKLAIPALMEQLLALQQQQIHQLQLIEQIRHQILLLASQNADLPTSPSPSQGTLRTSANPLSTLSSHLSQQLAAAAGLAQSLASQSASISGVKQLPPVQLPQNSSGTIVPPSSGTSPNMSLVTAAVPTPSSDKVASSAGAPHVSSPAVSVSSPPAFAISSLLSPASNPLLPQPTPANAVFPSPLPNVATTAEDLNSLSALAQQRKSKPPNVTAFEAKSTADEAFFKHKCRFCAKVFGSDSALQIHLRSHTGERPFKCNICGNRFSTKGNLKVHFQRHKEKYPHIQMNPYPVPEHLDNIPTSTGIPYGMSIPPEKPVTSWLDTKPVLPTLTTSVGLPLPPTLPSLTPFIKTEEPAPIPISHSAASPQGSVKSDSGAPDLATRNPGGLPEEAEGSVVPPFSGRSEETGVTTGSVPTVGSSTLGSPVADCGPAGATFTNPLLPLMSEKFKAKFPFGGLLDSAQASETSKLQQLVENIDKKATDPNECVICHRVLSCQSALKMHYRTHTGERPFKCKICGRAFTTKGNLKTHYSVHRAMPPLRVQHSCPICQKKFTNAVVLQQHIRMHMGGQIPNTPVPDNYPESMESDTGSFDEKNFDDLDNFSDENMEDCPEGSIPDTPKSADASQDSLSSSPLPLEISSIAALENQMKMINAGLAEQLQASLKSVENGSVEGDVLTNDSSSVGGDMESQSAGSPAVSESTSSMQALSPSNSTQEFHKSPSAEEKPQRVGPGEFANGLSPTPVNGGALDLTSGHAEKIIKEDALGILFPFRDRGKFKNTACDICGKTFACQSALDIHYRSHTKERPFICTVCNRGFSTKGNLKQHMLTHQMRDLPSQLFEPSPNLGPNQNSAVIPANSLSSLIKTEVNGFVHVSPQDSKDAPTSQVPSGTLSSTSTSPVLLPALPRRTPKQHYCNTCGKTFSSSSALQIHERTHTGEKPFACTICGRAFTTKGNLKVHMGTHMWNSTPARRGRRLSVDGPMTFLGGNPVKFPEMFQKDLAARSGSGDASSFWNQYTAALSNGLAMKTNEISVIQNGGIPPIPGSLGSGSSSPISGLTGNVEKLGNSEPGAPLAGLEKMASSENGTNFRFTRFVEDSKEIVTS is encoded by the exons ATGTCGCGGAGGAAGCAAGCGAAGCCTCAACATTTCCAATCCGACCCCGAAGTGGCCTCGCTCCCCCGGCGAGATG GGGACACAGAGAAGGTTCAACCAAGTCGCCCCACTAAGAGCAAGGATGCCCATGTCTGTGGCCGGTGCTGCGCTGAATTCTTTGAATTATCAGATCTTCTGCTCCACAAAAAGAACTGCAGTAAGAATCAATTAGTTCTGATCGTCAGTGAAAGTCCAGCCTCCCCACCCAAAACCTTCCCTCCTGACCCGTCTCTCAATAATCCTGATGAGCAAACGAAAGACGCCGTGAACAAAACAGACCAAGAAGATTGCAGCAACCTTTTAGAACACAAGGGACTTGACAGGGAAGAGTCCATGGAGGTGGAGGCCACAGTTgctaccaccagcagcagcagcagcaacagcagcagcgatACATTGAGCAGCATCACCAACAGCACCACCCCAAGCTGCCACGGCGGCTCCTCCACGGGTACCTCAGCGATCACAACCTCTCTACCTCAACTCGGGGACCTGACAACACTGGGCAACTTCTCGGTGATCAACAGCAACGTCATCATCGAGAATCTCCAGAGCACCAAGGTGGCAGTGGCCCAGTTCTCCCAGGAAGCGAGGTGTGGGGGGGCCTCCGGAGGCAAGCTGGCCATCCCAGCCCTCATGGAACAGCTCCTagccctgcagcagcagcagatccACCAGCTGCAACTCATTGAGCAGATTCGTCACCAAATACTGCTGTTGGCTTCTCAGAACGCAGACCTGCCAACATCTCCTAGCCCTTCTCAAGGTACTTTACGAACATCTGCCAACCCCTTGTCCACACTAAGTTCCCATTTATCTCAGCAGCTGGCGGCGGCAGCTGGATTAGCGCAGAGCCTGGCTAGCCAATCTGCCAGCATCAGCGGTGTGAAACAGCTCCCCCCAGTCCAGCTACCTCAGAACAGCTCCGGCACCATCGTCCCGCCCAGTAGTGGCACTTCTCCCAACATGAGCCTAGTGACGGCCGCCGTTCCCACCCCGTCCTCAGACAAAGTGGCTTCCAGCGCTGGTGCCCCCCATGTCAGCTCCCCGGCAGTCTCTGTGTCATCGCCACCAGCATTCGCAATAAGCAGTCTGTTAAGTCCTGCATCTAACCCACTTCTACCTCAGCCGACCCCGGCTAACGCTGTTTTCCCCAGCCCTTTGCCCAACGTTGCGACAACTGCAGAAGATTTAAACTCCCTGTCTGCCTTGGCTCAGCAAAGGAAAAGCAAGCCACCAAATGTCACTGCCTTTGAAGCAAAGAGTACTGCAGATGAGGCATTCTTTAAACACAAGTGCAGGTTCTGTGCGAAGGTCTTTGGGAGCGACAGTGCCTTGCAGATTCACTTGCGCTCCCATACTGGAGAGAGGCCATTCAAGTGCAACATCTGTGGGAACAGGTTCTCTACCAAGGGGAACCTGAAGGTCCACTTCCAGCGCCACAAAGAGAAGTACCCCCACATCCAGATGAACCCCTACCCTGTACCAGAGCACTTGGACAATATCCCCACGAGCACCGGCATCCCCTACGGCATGTCCATCCCCCCGGAGAAGCCAGTCACCAGCTGGCTAGACACCAAGCCAGTCCTGCCCACTCTGACCACTTCCGTTGGACTTCCGTTACCCCCAACGCTCCCAAGCCTCACACCCTTCATCAAGACGGAAGAGCCAGCCCCCATCCCTATTAGTCATTCTGCTGCCAGCCCCCAGGGCTCAGTCAAAAGCGACTCTGGGGCCCCTGATTTGGCCACAAGAAACCCAGGTGGGCTCCCAGAGGAAGCCGAAGGGTCTGTTGTGCCACCCTTCAGTGGAAGGAGTGAAGAGACTGGGGTGACCACTGGCTCGGTCCCAACAGTGGGCAGCAGTACACTGGGCTCCCCAGTGGCTGACTGTGGCCCAGCAGGGGCCACCTTCACCAACCCTCTGTTGCCACTCATGTctgagaagttcaaggccaagtttCCTTTTGGGGGACTCTTAGATTCAGCCCAGGCCTCGGAGACATCCAAGCTGCAGCAACTGGTAGAGAACATTGACAAGAAAGCCACTGACCCCAACGAGTGTGTCATCTGCCACCGGGTTCTCAGCTGCCAGAGCGCCTTGAAAATGCACTACCGGACGCACACTGGGGAGAGGCCCTTCAAGTGTAAGATCTGTGGCCGGGCTTTCACCACTAAAGGGAACCTTAAGACCCACTACAGTGTCCACCGGGCCATGCCCCCACTCAGAGTCCAGCATTCCTGCCCAATCTGCCAGAAGAAGTTCACAAACGCGGTGGTCCTTCAGCAGCACATCCGGATGCACATGGGAGGCCAGATCCCTAATACCCCAGTCCCTGACAACTACCCCGAGTCCATGGAGTCTGACACGGGCTCCTTTGATGAGAAAAATTTTGATGACTTAGACAACTTCTCGGATGAGAACATGGAAGATTGTCCTGAGGGCAGCATCCCGGATACACCCAAGTCAGCTGACGCGTCCCAAGACAGCCTGTCATCTTCGCCTCTGCCCCTTGAGATCTCGAGCATCGCTGCTTTGGAAAATCAAATGAAGATGATCAATGCTGGCCTTGCAGAGCAGCTGCAGGCCAGCCTAAAGTCAGTGGAGAATGGGTCCGTGGAAGGGGATGTGCTGACCAATGACTCGTCCTCAGTGGGTGGCGATATGGAGAGCCAGAGTGCCGGCAGCCCTGCAGTCTCAGAGTCTACCTCTTCCATGCAGGCTCTGTCCCCATCCAACAGCACCCAAGAATTTCACAAGTCGCCCAGCGCTGAGGAGAAGCCACAGAGAGTGGGGCCTGGCGAGTTTGCCAATGGTCTGTCTCCCACCCCAGTGAATGGGGGTGCTTTGGACTTGACCTCTGGTCATGCAGAGAAAATCATCAAAGAAGATGCTCTGGGAATCCTCTTCCCTTTCCGAGACCGGGGTAAATTTAAAAACACTGCTTGCGACAtttgtggtaaaacctttgcttgTCAGAGTGCCTTGGACATTCACTACAGAAGTCATACCAAAGAGAGACCGTTCATTTGCACAGTTTGCAATCGTGGCTTTTCCACAAAGGGTAATTTGAAGCAGCACATGTTGACACATCAGATGCGAGATCTGCCGTCGCAGCTCTTTGAGCCCAGTCCCAACCTCGGCCCCAATCAGAACTCTGCGGTGATTCCCGCCAACTCATTGTCATCTCTCATCAAAACGGAGGTCAACGGCTTTGTGCACGTTTCTCCTCAGGACAGCAAGGATGCCCCCACTAGTCAAGTCCCTTCGGGGACTCTGTCATCCACTTCAACATCCCCAGTTCTGCTCCCAGCTCTGCCCCGGAGAACTCCCAAACAGCACTATTGTAACACATGTGGTAAAACCTTCTCCTCCTCGAGTGCCCTGCAGATCCACGAGAgaactcacactggagagaaaccctttgcTTGCACTATCTGTGGAAGAGCATTCACAACAAAAGGCAATCTGAAG GtccacatgggcacacacatgtggaacaGCACCCCTGCCCGCCGGGGCCGGCGGCTCTCCGTGGATGGCCCCATGACATTTCTAGGAGGCAATCCTGTCAAGTTCCCAGAAATGTTCCAGAAGGATCTGGCGGCGAGGTCAGGAAGTGGGGATGCGTCCAGTTTTTGGAACCAGTACACAGCAGCATTGTCCAACGGGTTGGCCATGAAGACCAACGAGATCTCTGTCATTCAGAATGGTGGCATCCCTCCAATCCCTGGAAGCCTGGGCAGCGGAAGCAGCTCACCTATCAGCGGGCTGACAGGGAACGTGGAAAAGCTGGGGAATTCTGAACCTGGTGctcctctggctggcctggagaaAATGGCGAGCAGCGAGAATGGAACCAACTTCCGATTCACCCGCTTCGTGGAGGACAGCAAAGAGATAGTCACCAGCTAA